A single window of Marinobacter sp. LA51 DNA harbors:
- a CDS encoding regulatory protein RecX — protein MAKPENQDDQEYKARSSALRLLARREHSRLELSLKLRQRKIESAIIETVLDEYEAEGWLDDDRFADVYARQRIDVGYGPLRILGELQQRGVHRTPECLYEMTEEDWCRRAVLLREKRFGLENLQNDWDEKVRQARFLNRRGYSGSQIERALEVRNPEQ, from the coding sequence ATGGCAAAACCGGAAAATCAGGATGATCAGGAATACAAGGCCCGCTCGTCGGCGTTGAGGCTGCTGGCCAGGCGCGAGCACAGCCGGCTCGAGCTGTCATTGAAACTGCGCCAGCGCAAGATCGAATCGGCCATTATTGAGACGGTGCTGGACGAGTATGAGGCCGAGGGATGGCTGGACGACGACCGGTTTGCGGATGTGTACGCCCGGCAGCGGATAGACGTCGGTTACGGACCGTTGCGCATTCTCGGGGAGCTTCAGCAGCGGGGTGTGCACCGAACGCCGGAGTGCCTGTATGAAATGACCGAAGAAGACTGGTGCCGCCGCGCTGTGTTGCTCAGGGAAAAGCGATTTGGCCTGGAAAACCTGCAGAATGACTGGGATGAGAAGGTGCGTCAGGCCCGATTTCTGAATCGTCGCGGATATTCCGGGAGTCAGATTGAACGTGCGCTGGAAGTAAGGAATCCCGAGCAGTAA
- a CDS encoding acetyl-CoA C-acetyltransferase: MTTEAYIFDAVRTPRGKGKKDGSLHSVKPITLLTTVLNALQQRNQLDTAQVDDIVMGCVTAVGDQGADIAKTAALAADWDEKVAGVTLNRFCASGLEAVNLAAMKVRSGWEDLVVAGGVEAMSRVPMGSDGGAWASDPDTNLHTGFMPQGIGADLIATLEGFSREDVDSFAVKSQQKAANAWANGYFAKSIVPVTDQNGVTILDRDEQVRADTTVDSLAGLKPSFQMMGEMGFDGVAREKYHYVEKINYVHHAGNSSGIVDGATAVLIGSEAKGKAMGLTPRARIVATAVTSTDPTIMLTGPAPAARKALEKAGMTVDQIDLFEVNEAFASVVMRFQRELSVPDEKVNVNGGAIAMGHPLGATGAMILGTLLDELERRDLRFGLATLCVGGGMGIATIIERV, translated from the coding sequence ATGACCACCGAGGCGTATATTTTCGACGCAGTCCGCACGCCGCGAGGAAAGGGTAAAAAAGACGGCTCGCTGCACAGCGTCAAGCCGATCACCCTGCTCACCACCGTGTTGAACGCACTCCAGCAGAGAAACCAGCTGGATACCGCGCAGGTTGACGACATTGTCATGGGCTGTGTCACTGCCGTCGGCGACCAGGGCGCGGATATCGCAAAGACCGCGGCCCTGGCCGCAGACTGGGATGAGAAAGTGGCCGGTGTGACCCTGAACCGGTTCTGTGCCTCTGGCCTGGAAGCCGTCAATCTGGCGGCGATGAAGGTTCGCTCCGGCTGGGAGGACTTGGTGGTTGCGGGTGGTGTCGAAGCCATGTCCCGAGTACCCATGGGCTCCGACGGTGGTGCTTGGGCTTCCGACCCCGATACCAACCTGCACACCGGTTTCATGCCCCAGGGCATCGGCGCCGACCTGATCGCCACCCTGGAAGGATTCAGCCGGGAAGACGTGGACAGCTTTGCCGTGAAATCCCAGCAGAAAGCCGCCAATGCCTGGGCCAACGGCTATTTCGCCAAATCCATCGTACCGGTCACCGACCAGAACGGCGTCACCATTCTCGACCGGGACGAGCAGGTTCGCGCCGACACGACCGTCGATTCCCTGGCAGGCCTGAAACCCTCGTTTCAGATGATGGGCGAAATGGGCTTTGATGGCGTGGCCCGGGAAAAATACCACTACGTCGAGAAGATCAACTACGTGCACCACGCCGGTAACTCCTCGGGCATTGTCGATGGTGCCACCGCCGTATTGATTGGTAGTGAGGCCAAGGGCAAGGCCATGGGCCTGACACCGCGCGCCCGCATCGTCGCCACCGCCGTGACCAGCACCGATCCCACCATCATGCTGACGGGCCCGGCGCCGGCTGCGCGCAAGGCCCTTGAGAAGGCCGGAATGACTGTCGACCAGATTGATCTGTTCGAAGTGAACGAGGCCTTCGCCTCGGTGGTGATGCGGTTCCAGCGGGAACTGTCGGTTCCGGATGAAAAGGTCAATGTGAACGGCGGCGCCATTGCCATGGGTCACCCGCTGGGTGCCACCGGTGCCATGATCCTGGGTACGCTCCTGGACGAACTGGAACGCCGGGACTTGCGCTTTGGCCTCGCCACCCTGTGTGTGGGCGGCGGTATGGGCATTGCCACCATTATTGAACGCGTCTGA
- the mltF gene encoding membrane-bound lytic murein transglycosylase MltF gives MILLISAAVALVGCSRPSTLQEVLAEDVLHVITREAPSIYYEGRDGATGYDYELAKRFADELGVELRVRVADDNTEILSVLSRNYAHVGLAGLSGQPGIAGQYRVLPTGITAQSVVVYHRDLMRPKSLDDLTGQTLHLVAESNHEHLIADKNQGFDWRVHPSIDAAGVLARVESGEFAYAVVSSNELELNHVFYPHVKKAFYLGEPEELAWLFPADQDNTLVNAASEFLDKLEADGTLDQLAERFYGHLDQLNYVGARTFMHHVDNRLPKYEALFQDYASDFEIDWRLLAAIGYQESHWRPNAVSPTGVRGLMMLTRNTASYIGINNRMDAEESIQGGAKYFRMVHRKIPNRIPEPDRTWFALASYNVGFGHLEDARRLTEGAGKNPDRWMDVKEFLPLLAQKEWYTKTRFGFARGHEPVLYVQNIRRYYDVLARITERAQPDAAPASEVVNLEPRNPDTASGPKSQPDMRASLPPELGLIPPTL, from the coding sequence ATGATCCTGTTGATCAGTGCAGCTGTGGCCTTAGTTGGCTGCTCGCGCCCCAGTACACTGCAGGAGGTTCTCGCAGAGGACGTTCTGCATGTGATTACCCGTGAAGCCCCCTCGATTTATTACGAAGGGCGAGACGGTGCGACCGGCTATGATTACGAACTGGCAAAACGGTTTGCCGATGAACTCGGCGTCGAGCTGAGAGTTCGCGTGGCCGACGATAACACCGAAATTCTGTCCGTACTGTCCAGAAATTACGCCCACGTCGGCCTCGCCGGTTTGTCGGGTCAGCCGGGCATTGCCGGCCAATACCGAGTGCTGCCCACCGGAATCACCGCGCAATCGGTGGTGGTATATCACCGGGATCTTATGCGCCCGAAATCTCTGGACGACCTGACGGGCCAAACCCTTCACCTGGTTGCTGAAAGCAATCATGAACACCTGATCGCCGATAAGAATCAAGGTTTCGACTGGCGGGTTCATCCCAGCATTGATGCGGCCGGTGTTCTGGCGCGGGTGGAAAGTGGTGAGTTTGCCTATGCCGTGGTGTCATCCAACGAACTGGAACTGAACCACGTTTTCTATCCCCACGTGAAGAAAGCCTTTTACCTGGGAGAGCCAGAGGAACTTGCCTGGCTTTTCCCCGCCGACCAGGACAACACACTGGTCAACGCCGCCAGCGAATTTCTGGACAAATTGGAGGCCGATGGCACGTTGGACCAACTCGCTGAGCGCTTCTACGGCCACCTCGATCAGCTTAACTATGTCGGCGCACGGACCTTCATGCATCACGTGGACAACCGCCTGCCCAAGTACGAGGCGCTGTTTCAGGACTACGCCAGCGATTTCGAGATCGACTGGCGGTTGCTCGCCGCTATTGGCTATCAGGAATCCCACTGGCGCCCCAATGCGGTTTCGCCAACGGGTGTGCGTGGGCTAATGATGCTGACCCGGAATACCGCCAGCTACATCGGTATCAATAACCGGATGGATGCCGAGGAAAGCATTCAGGGTGGCGCCAAGTATTTCCGAATGGTGCATCGGAAGATCCCGAATCGGATACCGGAACCGGACCGCACCTGGTTCGCGCTGGCCTCCTATAATGTCGGCTTTGGACATCTTGAAGATGCCCGTCGCCTGACTGAAGGCGCCGGCAAAAACCCAGACCGGTGGATGGACGTTAAAGAGTTCCTGCCGCTGCTGGCTCAGAAGGAGTGGTACACCAAGACACGTTTCGGCTTCGCCCGGGGCCACGAACCGGTGCTTTACGTGCAGAATATTCGCCGATATTACGATGTCCTGGCACGAATTACCGAGCGGGCACAGCCTGATGCTGCCCCGGCGTCTGAGGTGGTGAATCTGGAACCCCGGAACCCGGATACCGCCTCTGGCCCAAAGAGCCAGCCAGACATGCGGGCAAGCCTGCCGCCCGAATTGGGTCTGATCCCGCCGACGCTTTAG
- a CDS encoding DUF349 domain-containing protein, protein MAAFLQKLFKSRKSPGTTTKPQKQLKTPDIEKAEQAEKAEKDEARANLRESQLKALQGSPTQRELADLAISGVTAEVRLNAATRLTDDDCLQEVQKKAKGRDKSVYQAVRQSLQNLREEQARLEAISEAITALIKNANEQARSDDTKLYEARLETLNQKWAGLEAHATEEQAQAFLEASYGCKERLRAIQSAREEEARHLEQTRQREETLSLLSTTLEDLRGQSPDTLPSLSSLDALQKTQENRWLEATRDTRVDKQQQKAYEATMLGLRTYITAVRQIGQVRETLTELAEAAASEAVSDEQRAQAKALSQDINWPDGFPMPSLLVPIHKLAGQRKQAAPAKAEDLKKQKTIAADLDATIANLEAALEAKQLKESRQLYRGAQQQFKSLDHRHGKPFQARMQLLTGQLRELSDWLGFATEPKQIALCEQMEHLAEQPIEPEAKAERIKELQNEWRNLGGSSDRELWSRFKAASDKAYEPCKEYFSAKSGLKRANLDTRRAICAELESFLANADWFSIDWKAAEKIHLTARQEWKAAWPVEFRENRQVQKHFDSLLKKLEAPLDEERRKNEALKQEIVDKAVALIDHEPLQDAMNQAKNLQSDWKAIGITRHREDRKLWQAFRKACDQIFARRDAQRSEQQQATQAADGAAVAALQETQGIQRGQDVSVLTDSLTTLNNLQTLALSSDVKERVQEEKRRLKKAVADQQMLQDISTWQSLVLARTNGQPEPEQVPKHWPDLAAEQQGCDHGELVIRAEILGGVDSPASDRQRRMEIQVQRLAEGMGSSEQNTDQMVELEKLVANWCLKSAGQAPDQALAKRLNNALAAVASD, encoded by the coding sequence ATGGCCGCATTCCTCCAGAAACTGTTTAAATCCCGCAAATCCCCGGGCACAACCACCAAACCGCAAAAGCAGCTCAAGACGCCGGACATTGAGAAGGCTGAGCAAGCGGAAAAAGCCGAGAAGGACGAAGCACGAGCCAACCTCAGGGAATCTCAGTTGAAAGCCCTCCAGGGCTCACCTACTCAGAGGGAACTTGCCGACTTGGCCATCAGCGGTGTCACCGCCGAAGTGCGCCTGAATGCAGCGACCCGTTTGACCGACGACGACTGCCTGCAGGAGGTTCAGAAGAAGGCAAAAGGCCGGGATAAGAGTGTCTACCAGGCGGTCCGGCAATCGCTGCAGAACCTTCGTGAGGAACAGGCCCGGCTTGAGGCTATTTCCGAAGCCATCACGGCCCTGATCAAAAACGCAAACGAGCAGGCCCGGAGCGATGATACCAAGCTCTACGAGGCACGCCTGGAAACCCTGAACCAGAAATGGGCCGGGTTGGAAGCACACGCCACCGAAGAACAGGCGCAAGCGTTCCTCGAAGCCAGCTACGGCTGCAAGGAACGACTGCGGGCCATTCAGTCAGCCCGCGAGGAAGAGGCACGCCATCTGGAGCAGACGCGGCAACGGGAAGAAACCCTGAGCCTTCTGTCTACTACCCTGGAAGACTTGCGTGGCCAGTCCCCGGACACCCTGCCCTCCCTGTCGTCTCTGGATGCCCTGCAAAAAACCCAGGAGAACCGCTGGCTTGAAGCCACTCGCGACACACGCGTGGACAAGCAGCAGCAGAAAGCCTACGAGGCCACCATGTTGGGACTGCGAACGTACATAACCGCTGTTCGCCAGATTGGTCAGGTCAGGGAGACACTAACAGAACTGGCCGAAGCGGCTGCGTCCGAGGCCGTTTCCGATGAACAGCGCGCCCAGGCCAAAGCCCTGAGTCAGGACATCAACTGGCCCGACGGCTTCCCGATGCCGTCCCTGCTGGTGCCGATTCACAAGCTGGCTGGCCAGCGCAAACAGGCGGCACCTGCCAAGGCAGAAGATCTGAAAAAGCAGAAAACCATCGCTGCGGATCTGGACGCCACCATTGCCAATCTGGAAGCCGCGTTGGAAGCCAAGCAACTGAAAGAATCGCGGCAGCTGTACAGAGGCGCGCAACAGCAGTTCAAATCACTGGATCATCGCCACGGCAAGCCATTCCAGGCTCGAATGCAACTGCTCACCGGCCAACTCCGGGAACTCAGCGACTGGCTCGGCTTTGCCACCGAACCGAAACAGATCGCCCTGTGCGAACAGATGGAACACCTGGCCGAGCAGCCCATAGAGCCGGAAGCGAAGGCCGAGCGCATCAAGGAACTCCAGAACGAATGGCGCAACCTTGGCGGCTCTTCAGACCGGGAGCTCTGGTCACGCTTTAAAGCTGCTTCGGACAAGGCTTACGAGCCTTGCAAGGAATACTTTTCCGCCAAGTCGGGCCTCAAACGCGCCAACCTGGACACACGCCGGGCGATCTGCGCGGAGCTGGAATCTTTCCTCGCCAACGCTGACTGGTTCAGCATCGACTGGAAGGCCGCTGAAAAGATCCACCTGACGGCACGCCAGGAATGGAAAGCCGCCTGGCCTGTGGAGTTTCGGGAGAACCGACAGGTACAGAAGCATTTCGACAGTCTGCTTAAAAAGCTGGAAGCTCCGCTGGATGAAGAACGTCGGAAAAACGAAGCCCTGAAGCAAGAAATCGTCGACAAGGCCGTTGCCCTGATCGATCACGAGCCCCTGCAAGATGCCATGAACCAGGCGAAAAACCTGCAGTCCGATTGGAAAGCCATTGGCATTACCCGGCACCGTGAAGATCGCAAACTCTGGCAGGCTTTCCGTAAAGCCTGTGACCAGATTTTCGCCCGGCGCGATGCCCAGCGCAGTGAACAACAGCAGGCCACTCAGGCCGCTGATGGCGCCGCCGTGGCAGCACTGCAGGAAACCCAGGGCATTCAACGGGGCCAGGATGTCAGCGTGCTGACCGACTCGCTGACGACGCTGAACAACCTTCAAACGCTCGCGCTGTCATCCGACGTAAAGGAGCGCGTTCAGGAAGAGAAACGGCGATTAAAAAAGGCCGTGGCCGATCAGCAAATGCTGCAGGACATCAGCACCTGGCAATCACTGGTGTTGGCCCGTACCAACGGGCAGCCAGAGCCGGAGCAGGTACCCAAGCACTGGCCGGATCTGGCGGCAGAACAGCAGGGGTGTGATCACGGCGAACTGGTGATACGAGCCGAAATCCTCGGCGGCGTCGATTCGCCCGCCTCGGACCGGCAGCGCCGTATGGAAATTCAGGTGCAGCGCCTGGCAGAAGGCATGGGGTCTTCAGAACAGAATACCGATCAGATGGTGGAGCTGGAGAAACTGGTCGCTAACTGGTGCCTCAAGTCCGCAGGGCAGGCACCGGATCAGGCCCTGGCGAAACGACTGAATAACGCTCTGGCCGCCGTGGCTTCGGACTGA
- a CDS encoding late competence development ComFB family protein: MSLRDAIDNFYERLVLDAIDATRQEADTTDYLTDVMCVALNRLPNRYYRHSIDMMFYLADEELKSMKEKSLAEVMSARDFVREHQRE, encoded by the coding sequence ATGTCCCTTCGAGATGCCATCGACAACTTTTACGAACGGCTGGTGTTGGACGCGATTGACGCCACGCGGCAGGAGGCGGATACCACCGACTATCTGACCGATGTGATGTGCGTGGCGTTGAACCGTCTGCCGAACCGGTATTACCGACATTCCATCGATATGATGTTCTACCTGGCGGATGAGGAACTCAAGAGTATGAAAGAAAAATCCCTGGCAGAGGTCATGTCCGCCAGGGATTTCGTTCGGGAGCATCAGCGTGAGTGA
- a CDS encoding 3-hydroxyacyl-CoA dehydrogenase NAD-binding domain-containing protein — translation MSAIRYDLGSDQILTLTIDMPGQSANTMNGAFREALTETVARVKRDLDDLRGIIITSAKKTFFAGGDLKELHKVTRDDAQAFETMVNGLKADMRTLETCGKPVVAAINGSALGGGLEIALACHHRVTLNDDKLQLGLPEVTLGLLPGGGGTQRLPRMIGLEAAFPYLMEGKKVNPAAALKAGIVDELVDTPEDLITRARAFIEANPSCHQPWDQKGFKLPGGAPQHPAMAQKLAIAPAMLKQKTKGCYPAPERILSAAVEGAQVDFDNGSLIETRYFAELVIGQVAKNMTGTFWFQLNTIKAGGSRPEGIEKESFRKVGVLGAGMMGAGIAYSTASRGIEVVLKDVSVENAGKGKSYSDKLLAKKVSRGRMTEEQKAEVLGRIKATDSADDLDGCDLVIEAVFEDSDLKAKVTQEAESRLTPNGIFASNTSTIPITQLAEASNAPENFIGLHFFSPVDKMQLVEIIVGKNTSDDTLARAFDYVQQIGKIPIVVNDSRGFFTSRVFGTFVNEGICMLGEGIHPASIENAGVLSGMPVGPLAISDEVSLTLMRHIRDQSKKDTEAAGNTWRPHPAEAVIDQMLDRHARKGKAAGAGFYEYPANGKKYLWPELETQFVDADKARSVALQDLKDRILFIQAIETVRCLEEGVLRTIEDANVGSIFGIGYAPWTGGAIQFINQYGVRAFTERARELSQQHGERFAPPKLLLDQAEANTPFA, via the coding sequence ATGAGTGCTATCCGTTACGACCTGGGTTCAGACCAGATTCTGACCCTTACGATCGATATGCCGGGCCAGTCGGCCAACACCATGAATGGCGCGTTCCGTGAGGCGCTGACCGAGACCGTCGCCCGGGTGAAACGCGACCTGGACGACCTGCGCGGCATCATCATCACCTCGGCCAAGAAAACCTTCTTTGCCGGGGGCGACCTGAAAGAGCTGCACAAGGTCACCCGCGACGATGCGCAGGCGTTCGAAACCATGGTGAACGGCCTGAAAGCCGACATGCGTACGCTTGAAACCTGCGGCAAACCCGTGGTTGCCGCCATCAACGGCAGCGCCCTCGGCGGCGGGCTGGAAATCGCCCTCGCCTGTCATCATCGAGTGACATTGAACGACGACAAACTGCAACTGGGTCTGCCCGAGGTCACCCTCGGCCTGCTGCCCGGTGGTGGCGGCACCCAGCGTCTGCCCCGGATGATCGGTCTTGAGGCGGCGTTTCCCTACCTGATGGAAGGCAAGAAAGTGAATCCGGCCGCAGCCTTGAAGGCCGGCATTGTCGATGAACTGGTCGACACACCAGAGGATCTGATTACCCGTGCCCGGGCATTCATCGAAGCCAACCCCAGCTGTCATCAGCCCTGGGATCAGAAAGGCTTCAAGCTGCCCGGCGGCGCGCCACAGCATCCTGCCATGGCGCAAAAACTGGCGATTGCACCGGCCATGCTGAAGCAGAAGACCAAAGGCTGCTATCCGGCGCCGGAGCGCATTCTGTCGGCAGCCGTTGAAGGCGCTCAGGTCGATTTTGATAACGGCAGCCTGATCGAAACCCGATACTTTGCCGAGCTGGTTATTGGCCAGGTCGCCAAGAACATGACCGGCACCTTCTGGTTTCAGCTCAATACCATCAAGGCCGGCGGCAGCCGTCCCGAAGGCATTGAGAAGGAATCCTTCCGGAAGGTCGGAGTGCTTGGCGCCGGCATGATGGGCGCGGGCATTGCCTACTCCACCGCCTCCCGAGGCATTGAAGTGGTGCTGAAAGACGTTTCGGTCGAAAACGCCGGAAAGGGTAAAAGCTATTCGGACAAGCTGCTGGCCAAGAAAGTCAGCCGGGGCCGGATGACGGAAGAGCAGAAGGCAGAGGTTCTTGGCCGCATCAAGGCCACCGACAGTGCTGACGATCTGGACGGCTGCGATCTGGTCATCGAGGCGGTATTCGAGGACAGCGACCTGAAAGCCAAGGTCACCCAGGAAGCGGAGTCGAGGCTTACGCCCAATGGCATCTTCGCCTCCAACACCTCCACCATTCCCATTACCCAGTTGGCCGAAGCCTCCAACGCGCCGGAAAATTTCATTGGCCTGCACTTCTTCTCACCCGTGGACAAAATGCAGCTGGTGGAAATTATCGTGGGCAAGAACACCTCCGATGACACCCTGGCCCGGGCGTTCGATTACGTGCAGCAAATCGGCAAGATCCCCATTGTGGTGAATGACAGCCGCGGCTTCTTCACCTCCCGAGTGTTTGGCACCTTTGTAAACGAAGGCATCTGCATGCTCGGCGAGGGCATTCACCCCGCCAGCATCGAGAACGCCGGCGTTTTGTCCGGAATGCCGGTTGGCCCTCTGGCTATTTCCGATGAAGTCAGCCTGACCCTGATGCGTCACATCCGCGACCAGAGCAAGAAAGACACTGAGGCGGCTGGCAATACGTGGCGCCCTCACCCGGCCGAGGCGGTGATCGATCAGATGCTGGATCGCCATGCCCGCAAGGGCAAAGCCGCCGGCGCCGGATTCTACGAGTACCCGGCCAACGGCAAGAAATACTTGTGGCCAGAGCTGGAAACCCAGTTTGTCGATGCAGACAAGGCCCGCTCGGTGGCGTTGCAGGATCTCAAGGATCGGATTCTGTTCATTCAGGCCATCGAAACCGTTCGTTGCCTGGAAGAAGGCGTATTGCGCACCATCGAAGACGCCAATGTGGGCAGCATCTTCGGAATCGGCTATGCGCCCTGGACCGGTGGCGCTATCCAGTTCATTAACCAGTATGGCGTCCGTGCGTTTACCGAGCGGGCCCGGGAACTGTCGCAGCAGCACGGCGAACGATTTGCACCGCCGAAACTACTGCTCGACCAGGCCGAGGCCAACACCCCGTTCGCCTGA